In Callithrix jacchus isolate 240 chromosome 18, calJac240_pri, whole genome shotgun sequence, one DNA window encodes the following:
- the LOC100394098 gene encoding olfactory receptor 6K2: protein MESPNGTIAQEFIFSAFPYSWIQSVVCFVPLLFIYAFIVVGNLVILTVVHLNTHLHTPMYVFISALSFLEIWYTTATIPKMLSSLLSERRSISFNGCLLQMYFFHSTGISEVCLLTAMAFDRYLAICSPLHYPTIMTPKLCAQLTLSCCVCGFITPLPEIVWISTLPFCGSNHLEHIFCDFLPVLRLACTDTRAIVMIQVVDVIHAVEIITAVMLIFMSYIGIVAVILRIRSAGGRRKAFSTCVSHLIVFLLFFGSVALMYLRFSATYSLFWDTAIALAFAVLSPFFNPIIYSLRNKEIKDALKKHLSQAKTWFW, encoded by the coding sequence ATGGAGAGCCCCAATGGAACCATCGCTCAGGAGTTTATCTTCTCTGCTTTCCCTTATTCCTGGATTCAGTCTGTTGTCTGCTTTGTTCCACTGCTCTTCATCTATGCTTTCATTGTTGTTGGAAACCTGGTCATCCTCACAGTGGTCCATCTGAATACTCACCTCCACACTCCCATGTATGTTTTTATCAGTGCTCTTTCTTTCCTGGAGATTTGGTATACTACAGCCACAATCCCAAAGATGCTCTCTAGCCTGCTTAGTGAGAGAAGGAGCATTTCCTTCAATGGTTGTCTCCTGCAGATGTATTTCTTCCATTCTACCGGCATCAGCGAGGTCTGTCTCTTGACAGCTATGGCCTTTGATCGCTACCTGGCCATCTGCAGCCCTCTTCATTATCCCACTATCATGACCCCCAAGCTATGTGCCCAACTGACTTTAAGTTGCTGTGTTTGTGGCTTTATCACACCCCTTCCTGAGATTGTCTGGATCTCTACACTGCCATTTTGTGGCTCGAATCACCTTGAGCATATCTTCTGTGACTTCCTCCCCGTGCTGCGCCTGGCCTGCACAGACACACGAGCCATCGTCATGATTCAGGTAGTGGATGTCATCCATGCAGTGGAGATTATTACAGCTGTGATGCTCATCTTCATGTCCTACATTGGTATCGTGGCTGTAATTCTACGGATTCGTTCAGCTGGAGGCCGCCGCAAAGCATTTTCCACGTGTGTCTCTCACCTCATTGTCTTTTTGCTCTTCTTTGGCAGTGTGGCTCTCATGTACCTGCGCTTCTCTGCCACCTACTCCTTGTTCTGGGATACAGCCATTGCTCTGGCCTTTGCAGTTTTGTCTCCCTTCTTCAACCCCATTATCTACAGCCtgaggaataaagaaataaaagacgcTTTAAAAAAGCACCTAAGTCAAGCTAAGACATGGTTTTGGTAA
- the OR6K3 gene encoding olfactory receptor 6K3: MVRSNQNTTVTEFLFSGFPQFEDGSLLVFIPLFVIYIFIVIGNLVVFFAIRIDTRLHNPTYNFIGIFSFLEIWYTTSTIPKMLSNLISRQRTISMIGCLLQMYFFHSLGNSEGILLTTMAIDRYVAICNPLRYPTIMTPRLCAQLSAGSCIFGFLVLLPEIVWISTLPFCGPNQIHQIFCDFEPVLRLACTDTSMILIEDVIHAVAIVFSVLIIALSYIRIITVIMRISSVEGRQKAFSTCAAHLGVFLMFYGSVSLMYLRFSATFPPILDTAIAVMFAVLAPFFNPIIYSFRNKDMKIAIKKLFCPRKMFNLSAD; the protein is encoded by the coding sequence ATGGTGAGAAGTAACCAAAATACTACAGTAACAGAGTTTCTCTTCTCTGGATTCCCACAGTTTGAAGATGGTAGCCTCCTCGTCTTTATTCCATTGTTtgttatctatatatttattgtCATTGGGAATCTTGTTGTGTTTTTTGCAATCAGGATTGATACCCGTCTCCACAACCCCACGTATAATTTTATCGGCATTTTCTCATTTCTGGAGATCTGGTATACAACTTCCACAATTCCCAAGATGCTCTCCAACCTTATCAGTAGGCAGAGGACCATCTCCATGATTGGCTGCCTCTTGCAAATGTACTTCTTCCATTCACTGGGAAATTCAGAGGGGATTTTGTTGACCACTATGGCCATTGACAGGTACGTTGCTATCTGTAATCCTCTCCGCTACCCAACCATCATGACCCCCAGGCTCTGTGCTCAGCTCTCTGCAGGGTCCTGCATCTTTGGCTTTCTTGTGTTGCTCCCAGAGATTGTATGGATTTCCACACTGCCCTTCTGTGGACCCAACCAAATCCACCAGATCTTCTGTGATTTTGAACCTGTGCTGCGCTTGGCCTGTACAGACACGTCCATGATTCTGATTGAGGATGTGATTCATGCTGTGGCCATCGTATTCTCTGTCCTGATTATTGCCCTCTCTTATATCAGAATCATCACTGTGATCATGAGAATTTCCTCTGTTGAAGGCCGCCAGAAGGCCTTTTCTACCTGTGCAGCCCATCTTGGTGTCTTTCTGATGTTCTATGGCAGTGTATCCCTCATGTACCTCCGTTTCTCTGCCACTTTCCCACCGATTTTGGACACAGCTATTGCAGTGATGTTTGCAGTTCTCGCTCCCTTTTTCAACCCTATTATCTATAGCTTTAGAAATAAGGACATGAAGATTGCAATTAAGAAGCTTTTCTGCCCTCGGAAGATGTTTAATTTATCTGCAGATTAA